Genomic segment of Lentisphaera araneosa HTCC2155:
ACGTCAGGTAAATCTTCAACTCGCTTATCCGCTTCTAAAGACTCTTGAAGTGCTTGCGCCCGCTTTTCTTCCGCTTCAATCTTTTTCTTTTCGATTTTTTTCTTAACTCGCGCAATAGTTTTTTCTGGAACACCTGTACGAACTGCCACGGATTCATTTGGAGCACTTTCGCCATGGTTATCAAGATCTTCAATGACTAATTTTTCAGCTGTATAAAAGCGGAATTTACAGAGTTTGGCAACCTTAGTTAGAAGCCCACTATCGCAATCAACTCGATCCAAGAATTCCGTTTTCATCCAACGACGACATTTTGGTTCCGCCATATAGGCACGAAGTAAGTTAGTTTTGGATGTGTCAATTGCAGAAGCTGAGGCATGACAAGCCTCTTTGATCATGATCGCTGCTGACTCAATTGTCTCCAAATCTAATTCTGCCGTCTCCAGATCAAAAGAATCTGAACATAGCTCAAGCATCAATGGGGTGGGATCAATAGTAACCTCAGGAACAATAACATGACTCATAAAAAACGGCCTTATAATAAATTTGAAAAATAAAAACTTACTATAATTGAGCTTTATAAAACTGCGCATGACTCCACTCTAGTTTTGAGAAATTTTCAGATGATTTCTTTAAGCATAACTGGGGGGCTACGAAGTCCTAAAAAAGACTGAGAATAAACTTCGCTTATTAGCGGGATACGGAGAAAACCCGCGGGTAGCTAATCAATTTTTATGATCTGAGTCAATCAGTGAAATCTGTGGATGAAATTTTGTCCGCAATTGCCAAGCTGGAGCTTGGCGGTCCCAGCGGGGATGCCCCGCGGGCGGATAAACAGGGCTTAAATACCTACATAGTCTCAGATGATACTATCAGCTATTAAAAAAAGAATGGAAATGATAGTCACTCTAAAAACTTTTAACGCTCAAGAAGTCATTCTAAACACAACAAAAAGAATGAATTCATTCTTTTTTACTAAAAAAGAATGGAAAAAGACAGGTGCATGAACTAATTTAGGATGAATTTAAAGAAAAAAGAATGAATCCATGAAACGTTTTTCCCTAAAAGTTAGTGAAGCCATGCATAAAAGCATTAGGCAATTGGCCTCTCAGCAAAAAGCCATTAATACCCTTATTGATGATTTTTCAAAGGGAGAACTCCAGCCACATAATGAGCCGAAAAATGGAAAATTAAGTCAGCAAATAAGTTTTAAATTAGAAGATCAGCAAATCGAAGACTTGCTCAAAAAAGCCAAGCTGAGTGATAGTCGACAAATGCTCAAACTTCTGCGCTCATTACTTGCTGCTTATATCAAAGTCAATTCACCGCTTAATTTTCTTCGGGGCCTCGATAATGATTTAGCAGAGATTCTAAAGAAGCGAATTCGCGATGAATGGACTCATGATTCAACTTCAATTGAGGGCAACACCCTAAGCCTCGGAGAAACTTCTTTCATTCTCAATGAGGGCCTAACAATCTCAGGTAAATCCCTGAGAGAGCACGATGAGATTGCCGGACATGCCCGAGCCATCGAGGCTATTTATCAAATTTATGATCGTGAGCAGCTCGATGAAGACGATTTATTTTTAGTTCATCGTGCAATGATGATCAATCCCGCTTTTGACATCTATAAACCCGTAGGAGCTTGGAAAAAGGAAGATAATGGTGCTTACTGGGGCCGCGAATACATCCTCTATCCCTCACCACAAAAGACACCACATTTAATGAATCTATGGTTGCATGAATTCAATCAAATCCCGCGTGATTTGAATTTACCAGAGATGCTCAAGGCCTATAGCCGACTCCATATTCTTTTTACTTGTATTCATCCCTTTTTTGATGGCAATGGTAGGATGGCTCGCTTACTCGCGAATATCCCGATCATTCGTGCGGGCTATCCCCCCATCACTATTGATAGCGAGAAACGCTTTGATTATTTAGAAATGATGCGACAATTTCACCTCCTCAAAGATGATGCCCTCGATTTCAGCGGAGACCTCAAGAGCTTTAGTGATTTGATTTATTCTCAATGGAAAAAGACTCTCAATATCGTCGAGGAAGTTAAGGCCATACAAGAACAGAGGGAAAAATAACATCGCTCCTATCGAAGATGATTCGCCTTGCTCACTGTAGAACGGCCTGCAGATCGTCCTCGAGGGACAATTATCTGAGTTAATCTGTGGGTGAGGCTTTGCCAACAATTGCCACGCTGGGTATTACCATACGGGCGAATAAAAATTGCCAAGCTAGTGCTTGGCGTACCATAGTCTTTCAGCGTAGCGGTCTTGCAGCGCAGTGAGCTTGAAAACTATCTATAAACTTTATTGTCCGCAATTGCCAAGCTGGTGCTTGGCATACCCATGGGCTACAAGTCTTGCCTCTTGCAGCTCAGCGGTCTTGCAGTATTACTGATCTAAATTGATAAGAAACTTTATCAACTCATATCCAAACAGCTTTGCAAGAGATGTATACTTAAAAAAACTTTTAGGATACAGATGAATTTTTTCTTTTATATTTTACTCTTTGTGAGCGCTGGACTCTGTTGGGCAGACCAAAAGCCCAACTTCATTTTTATGATGGCTGATGACATGGGCTACGGCGATTTGGAAGCCTATGGCTACAATGACAAACTCAAGACACCAAACCTCAATGAGATGGCTGCAAACGGCATGCTGTTTACGAGCTTCTATTCTCAGGCATCCGTCTGCTCACCTACTCGCTTCAGTTGCTATACGGGTCGCCACCCCTTTAGAACGGGCATCTGGGAAGCTAACCAAGGCTCACTTCGCGATGAGGAAATCACCCTGCCAGAAGTTTTAAAAAAACATGGCTACGCTACGGGTCACTTCGGTAAATGGCACCTTGGTCAAATGGTCGATGATCCCACACTCGGTAAAGGGGCTCGCATGCCCATGGCGCCTCCACATGAAAATGGTGTGGATGAATGGTTTGCGGTTCACAGTTGTGTGCCGACTTTCAACCCCTATGGCCCCAATGGTGAAGAAGCGGCCGAATCGGATAACGCCTATTACCATAACGGAGTCAGAGTTACAGACAATCTCGTTGGTGATTCCTCAAGGATCATCATGGACCGCGCTATTCCCTTTATAGAAAAGGCAGTTCAAAATGAAACTCCCTTTATCACTTACATCTGGTTTAATACGCCCCATGCACCTGTAACTGGCAATCCTCAATGGCAATCAACTTATGAACCCATAGTCGGCAAAGCCTGGCAATACTACTCCAACCTCGCTGATATGGATAAACAAGTGGGGCGTTTGCGCAGCAAACTTCAAGAATTGGGTGTTGCGAATAATACCGTGCTCTGCTTCACTTCTGATAATGGCCCGGTTTCACACGGTAGCTCTGGTCCCTTTCGTGCGTCTAAGCGCCACCTCTTTGATGGCGGGGTTCGCGTCCCGGGAATTATCGAATGGCCAGCAAAAGTCCGCAAGGGAAGTGAAACTGCAGCCATCTCCTGTACCACAGATTACTTCCTAACTGCCCTAGATGCTGCAGGTATTGATTATCAATCACCCTATAAAATGGATGGACAAAGTCTAGTCCCTATTCTCATAGAGGATGAAAGTACACGTAGGGAGCCATTGATGTTTCAAAGTCATGGTTCACAAGTCGTCCTAGGGGAAAAATTTAAAGCCATGCGAGTTTACGAAGGCTCTTTTTCCCAAAGTCATGCTGAAGATGCAGGCCTAAAACTTGGTGAATGGGGACTATTTAATCGTTTAAGTGATGTGGGAGAAGAAAATAATGTTGCTGCTTCCAAACCCGAAATCCTCAGTCAATTTAGTCGCATCTTTGAAACTTGGGATGCGAGCCTTAAGCAGAGTTACCTAGGACAAGAATTTGGCGAAGCTGGAGAGAAATATGCCGATGGTTCTTATCGCACTCAAGGTGGTTTGAAAGCTAAAAGTCAAAAGGCTGGCAAAGAGAAAAAAGGGAAGAAAAAGCAAGGCAAGAAGAAAAACTAAGGCTGAGAAAAAAGAAAAGTCTAAAATAAATGACACTAGAGTAAATATTTAAAGATTTTGCTGAATCCGTGAGCTGGCTTTGGAATAATCTCGTAGGTTTTTTAATTTCAGAACTTTACAACTTTTTGCAGGAATACCCGTAGGTCTTTTGAAAAAAGTTGTAAGTCAATGAAGGTGATAGACCAAGATGATTAACTTAATGTAGCTCACGGATTCAGGATTTTGCTTGTTTATACTTAAAAGACCTAAAATTAAATTTTAATGACTCAGCTATTTTGTACGTCGTAATTTATTTTTTTCATACTTTTTAGTTAAAAGTCTATTTTCTGTTCTGTATTTATTAATATAACAATTATATTTATCAAAGTAACGCCTTATGTCTTTTCGTAAAAAACATTTCTCTCTGATCGAGATTTTAGTGGTGGTGGCCATCATCGGCATACTTGCCAGTTTACTTCTTCCCTCGCTAAGTAAAGCTCGAAAAAGTGCCCAACTCGCTAGCTGCAAAAGCCAAATTAAACAAATTAATTTTGCCCTTTACAATTATCTAGATGATAATGATCAACATTTTATTCCTCAACGGCGTAATCCTTCTAGTCTAATTATTTGGGATGACGACCTATTTGATTACCTCAGTGTTTCATTGACCGATAATGAAAAAGATGGCGTTAAGCTAAATCGCACTAATTACCCTCAATTCACCAAGAAAAGCCCTTTCAAATGCCCTGCAGATAACATAGTTAGAAATGGCGACCGCAACCCTAGGTCCTATGTCTACAACGTTGCTAATACAAGTGGTCGCTTTGGTTTCAGTGGCTTAGGAACGACCTGGGGAGAAAGTATTTCTATTTCTCAACTCGGAAAAAGTAGTGAAGTTCTCACCTTTCTACAAGACGATGACCATGCCGAAAAGAAATTAGGAGCGAACGGATATTCACATATAGGAACCCAGTGGGCTAATAGCCTAGAACCAGAAAATACTCACGAACTCGTTGACCGCTACAGCGCCGGCTTTGCCGATGGCAGTGTGAGACTCATCCACAAAGGCAATCTCTATAACGCTCTACTTCATGAACCGCAATAAAGCTGGAGTACGTGGCTACGCCAAGCACCAGCTGAGCAAAAATTATTGTTCTCTTATTGTCAGTATCATTTTTTGTTTTTAAAGTCCGCAATAGCCAAGCTAGTGCTTGGCGTACCATAGCTACCTGCCACATATTAAAGCTTTTGAAAAAACCATCCAATAAGTGAGTTTCACTCTGTATAGTTTTAATAAAAGGATAAAAAGTGCATAAGCTAGCATTAAGTCTCATTTTCAGTTTTTTACTTTTCCCCAGCTTCGTCAATGCCAAGGACAAGGCACCCGAACTCAAGCCAGATGAAATTGTAAAATGGAAAAAAGTTCCTCAACGCGATCGTCCTTTAGAATTTCATTATTTTTATCCCGAAAAATTCAAAAAAACGGATTCCCGTCCCACAGTGGTTTTCTTTTTTGGGGGCGGTTGGTCCGGCTTCAATGCCACACAATTTTACCCGCAAGCTAAATACTATTCTTCCCGGGGCCTGCTTGCGATTTGCGCAACTTACCGAACAACGAGTTTCTACAAAACTGAGCCCTGGCAATGTGTACAGGATGCCAAGTCCACTGTTCGTCACTTAAAGGTCAATGCAAAACAGTTGGGTATTGATCCCAAGAAACTTATTGTCGGTGGTGGTTCCGCAGGCGGCCATATTGCCGCCGCAACGGCCACACTCAAAGAATGGAATAACAAAGAAGATGATCTAAGTATTTCCTCCACACCAAGTGCCCTATTACTCTTCAACCCCGTATTTGATAACGGTCCCGGAGGCTATGGCAATAATGAAAAAGATTCACGCGTTAAAAACTACTGGAAAACATTCTCACCACTGCACAACCTTAATGGTAAACAGCCACCCACACTTGTGCTCATGGGAGATAGAGATAAACATACCAGTGCTGAAAAAACTCGGCTCTATGGTGACACAATGAAGAAAAATAATAACACCTGTGAAGTGATCATCTACCCTGGACAAAAACACGGATTTTTCAATATCCAAAAAGGCGGCAAGCAATACTTCATCAAAACACTTGTGGCCGCAGATAATTTTCTAGTTGAGCAAGGTTTTATTTCTGGAAACGAGAAGGTCGCTGAGTGGTATAAAAACACTATAGAAAAGTAGGTGTAAATATGCCAAGCTGGTGCTTGGCGTACCCAGAGTGGTGGTCGCTGCGCTCCAACTATTAATTATCTGAGTCAATCAGTGAAATCTGTGGATGAAGTTTTGTCCACAATTGCAGGCGAGCCGCCTGCGCTCCCAGAACAATTTCTTTAAGCGCAGCTTGTGCTACGCGATCCATAATAACTACGTGAACGGTCTTTCAGTGAGTTGATTTTCTTTTCCGCAAATGCCAAACTGGACCTTGGCGATCCATAAATATCTACAGATACCCAACAAACTTTAGCACCAATATAGGCACTAAATGAAATGCTTTTTAAAGTAGAGGCTACTATTACACTAGATCAGAAAAATGATCACAGGATCCTAAGAAATGATTTATGGGGCAGTTTGTTTACTATGGTCGTGAAGATTTCTACAAGAAAAATAGCTGCGAACTAGCTGATTTAGCTCATTTGAAAATGGGTTTTAATTTAATCTGTTTCTTCAAGTGCATCTGGAGCTTTGCCGTGGTTGAGGAGTTTGTGTTTGAGTGCGACGAGGAGTTCTTTATCTTTGCAGTTGCTGACGAGGGTGATTTTCTTGCCATTGACTTTTAAGGATAAATTCCAAGACGTGGTCTTATCATTTGTTTTGGCACTCCAGCTGATATCAAACTTGGCATCATCTCGTTGACATTCGACCACTTTCGTTCCCAAGGGGTGTGTTTGTTTTACAATTAAGTTCTCGCCTTTGAGGGCGAATTCTCTTTTGATGAAAGTCGCTGAATAGAAGATGGCGAAAAAGACCAAAAAGAAGATGCCCACAACAAAGGTGACGAAGTACTCTTTATGGCTTATGGCAAAGCCAATGCCGACTCCAATGCCGCAAGTTACGATAAAGGTGATCAGAGAGGTGCTAATTCGACGCATTCTCGGCACAATGATCAGCAAACCCTGCCCAACCTTCTGCATGTGTATTTTGTAGCGCGGCAAAGCGCCTTCTAAATCGTACCCCGATTCGACTAATTTCTTCTCTTCAAATTCTTCAATAGGTTTATTTTGTGAGTCCTCGGTGACAAAAACGGGAACCCGAAATTCTTCTTTAAAATCAACACCTGGAGTTTCAGCGACTGCAGTGAGTACCCAGTACTTGCTATCTCCTGTGGATTGAGATATTTTTCCGCCACTAGGAATATCGAATTCCACTTCAATTTCTGTATTAAAGTTACTGCCATGCTGGGCTTTAATAATTTTGCTATCTTCCCAGAGCACATCTCGATGCGTCGTGGAATTCTTGCCTGAGCCCGTGCGGTATTGATGAATATTCTTGAGTGTGAGTTTAAAACCATCCATGGCTTGGACTTCAACGGGCACTTTAATGACGCCTTTGCATTGACCTCCGATAACAGCAGGAAAAGTCTCCATATGGAAATTCACCTTGCCATACTTTTTACTTCTAATGAAGTGATAGATAAAGGTTCCCACTAAACCAAAGGCAATGAGCTGAAAGAGTCCGATGATTCCATAAGCAAAAATGGGGACTTTTTTATCTGAGTTTAATACCCCCGCCCAAAAGGGAACCATAAATAAATTGAGAAAAACCGCGATGCCAAACAAGCCCCAAACGCCTTTTGAGGTCTTTGCCAAAATAACTGAGTCCTGCCAATCTTTGTTCCATTTCCATGGCTCATCTGGAGCTTTTTCTTGTAAGACCTTCTCTTTCTTTCTGGCCTTGCTAGAAAAAAGCCCTGAACACATCAAGCCGCCACCTACAAGAACAAATACTGAGCCGAAAGGAATCATAAAGACGAGCATTCTAGTGCGGTTTTTGCGATCTAAAATGACTTCTTTAGGATTGGAAGGATTTACATAACAAGGCACTGATTCATTATTGGATTTAGCTTTATTGAGCTTGTCATGAAAATTTTGGTGATAGCGTGAGACATTGCCAGTCATCATATTGAAGGCCACTTGACCGGAAGAGTAGTTTTTGCCTTCATAAGTGTAATTGTATTTTGCGATAAGTTTTACTGAGTCACCACGGCCATCTAAACTGACTTCAGTCAGAGTAGCGGGAACTTCTTTCCATTCACTCGCTAAATGATTGTGGTAAAGGGGTTTTAACGCCATAAAAATGACAAAGGCACCCGCGGCAAAAAATGGCATGCCAAATATAGTGAGAAAGATGACTGAAAAAATATTATTTTTAGTTTTCGCCATGAATCACTCCCAAATTATTTCCGACTCCAAAAAGATATTTTACGTGAGGAGTTTATCACCTTGTTCATTGACTCCCACTAAATTGCGCATTTCGCATTCTACTGCGAAAGTAAAAGCACAGACCTTTAACATATAGAGTAAAGGCATAAATAAAATGCCGATTAAAGGAATTGAATACACGATGCAGAATAGCCAGCCTAAACGCGCGGAATCTTTAAAGGGCATCTGACATAGGTCAGGAACTTCTATTTCTTCTTCCGCATAAACCATAACAACGGTGGCAATAATATCTTTTCCTGAGCTCCAGGCTACCCCCAAAAGAAAGATTGGGTAACCAATAAAAGGGATCCAACCCAAAGCAAAAAAGAGCAGAGTTACACCAAGGGTTCTGAGAGTGAGGCGCATACCCGTTTTCAATAAGCGCAATAACCAAGTCATACTGAAGGGAGTATTGGGACGATTCCGGCTGATTTTCATTACTGAAGCAATCATCTCATCGGTCCAGTAAATCATAAATAAGAAGGCTATACGCACAGCTAAATACACAATAATAAGGTAGGTTACACCGAGAATAATGAGTCCGCTAAAATCGCGAATCCATTGTTCGGGCGTGCTCAACCATTTCAACCAATTAGGCCAATTAACTTGACCTTGTACCATGGCTTCCAGTGGCTCACGCCCAAAAGCCTGAAAGACAAAATAGAAAGCCACACAGAGAGAGACTGATGCCAATAAGCAAATAGTCACACCAAATGCGTACTTCGCAAATAATTGTTTATCACGGGAAAAGAGTTTAAAGCCACCTTTCATGAGGCTGAGGCTCGTTTCTTTCTTTATTACCCTATCTAAGGCCGATAGGATCAATTCTTTTTGTTTAGGTTCTAGGGCTTGCCCACTAGGCTCCATTCGAGCTTTCTCCAATTTTTAATCTCATGTAATCCGCTCCTAGCATCATAGCAAAGGGAAGCATGAAACTAAAAACGAGCAACATTAGCACCCCTTTTAAGTAACGAAAGCTCAAATTTTTAAGCACTTTGTTGGATTGTTCTGCCTTGTTGAATTCTAAGCTCAAAAGTTCTTTAACTTTTTCTAGCTGATCTTCGATGGCCCAGTGGCTTGTGAGGTTTAAACGCAATTCATTTTTCATTTGAACAAGATCGTTTTGAACTTGAAGAACTTTGATTTTTAAATCCGTCTCTTTAACATCGACCGTCTTCTTATGTGAACCCACAAAGTTTTTGAGCACAATGAGCTTTTTGAGGTAAGAATGAGCGAGCTCCCTATTCTCCGCTTTGTCCATTTGAGCCCCTAACTCTTCTACATAAGTATAGTTTTCATCTAACTTAGTTTGGATATTTGCTAGGTTCTCCAAGGCTTTGGGGCCATAGACTGGCTCAAAATCACTGGCTTGAATTTCTTGCTCTTGATCTTCAATGAGGCCCTCTTCTTTATACATTTTAATGACAGTGGCAATTCTCGATAACATCTCCTCTAAATCTTTATTCAGCGTCTTCATGAGAAGTTCTTTATGTCCATTTATATCGGATTCAATTTGACTGAGTTCCTGACCTAGATCCTCTAGCTCCATTAAATTGCGGTAGGATTTATAGAGTTTCTCTTTTCGAAAGCTAGGAGCTTCTTCGCCAAACTGCAGCATCAAACCATTGAGGTTTGATTTGACTCGCTTGAGTTCAGTGTGAAGTTTTTCACTCTCATTACCAAGCGTATGGCTCGGTGCGTAAGAACTGACTTTGAGTTTACTGATATAATCTGCGATCTCGAGTCCAGAAATTAAGAGTCCAATAAAGAAGACTAAAAAGCTGAGGATCTTGATATTGCGGACAAAGAAATTGAGTGTTTTTAGATTTTTCACAGTCCAATGCTCTCCAATTTCAATTTCTTAATCTTTTCTTTTATGGCTTCATGATCACGTAGTTTTTGTGCTTCTTTTAACCATTTTATCGCTTCTAATTCGAGACCTTTATTTTCAGCTTCTTTGGCTTTTATCATTAGGTCAGCTTGCTTGAGGTAGGTATTTATATACCTCTTTTTAACTGGATCAGCAACATTCGAAAAATCATTCTCAATAACTTTTTTGGCTTTTTCTGGAGCGAGTACCGAATCATCTTCAAGGGACTTAAACTTCTTATCCATCTTAGCTCGCAACTCTTGCTCGCGTTTTTGCTCTTCTCGACGACGTTGAACTTGACTTGTACGTTCATTTTTCAAGCGTGCAGCTGTATCCATTTTCTCAATTTCTGCTGCCGTGTAATAACGATCGCCACGTTTGATTTTCCCTTTGGCCAATTGATCTTTTTCAAAACCTTCTACGAGGTGGGCATCCACTAGAGCGTTCATCCCCATCAAGCCGGATTTGAACTGCTCTCGCACTTTCATTTTATTGAGTAGATAACCAAAGCTACGGCATATATTACAAGGGATTTTATAGATGCCACTTCCTCCGCAAGTTTGGCAAAAGCCCGTGGCTTCACAGACTGGGCAATCCGTGCTGACTTCTTCAAAATTACCGTCAATTTTTTCTAACTTAATAATTTGTCCCTTACGGCATTCGGCATTGCGACAAGTTTTTGTCCCATTACATTTTTTACAAGCTCTACTATTTTTAGCTGAACCTTCGCAAACGGAACATTCATCACCAAATTGATCGACGCTACAAAAATTTAACCATTTACTATCACCAATATTTTGGCCGAGTTCATTTAAGGAATTGTAGGTGCGAGTGCCGTATTCAACTTTCCCCTGAAGGTACGCACCTAAGGCCGCATAAGCATAGGCACCTGCTTTTAACTCAGAATCCTCTAGTTTTTCCGCACTCTTAAGAAAGGCTCGGTAGGAGGCATAGTTGTCGGGTGCATTTTTATATAAAACCCAGGAAGATTTAAAAGCCATTGCCTCTTGGTAATGACTTACAGTTTTTTCTTCTTCTTGTGCAAAGAGCGAGAAAGTGAAAATAATTAATAAAAGTACGCGCATAAAATTCCAAAACTTTTCTTTTTAAAACGTTATACGCTAAACTTTATTGCCGGCGAGGCAAAGTAAATTAGAGATTTAAAATGAACTCTAAGGCAGAAAGATCACAATTTTTCACTGAATTTGGTGCTTCTGCACAAACAATTGGTTTTGCGTGGAACGCAAAGCCCTGCCCAGATGCATGGATCATGGGTAAATCATTGGCTCCGTCACCTACCGCTACTGTGAAAGCGGGATCAACGCCCTCTTTTCCAGCCAGTTCTAAAAGGCTTTCTTTCTTTACTTGACTATCGACGATTCCGCCGATGTGTTTACCTGTGAGGGCTTCTTCGCCACATTCTAAAACGTTGGCACGTACGTAATCAAAACCAAAGCGCTCTTGGAGTGAATCCGCGAAATAAGTAAAACCACCAGAGAATACTGCCGTTTTCCATTCACTCTGCACGAGTTTTGTGACGAGGCTCTCCATGCCCGGCATCAGTGGTAATTCTTCTTTAAGTTCATCGAGGGCTTCTAATTTCAAGCCATCTAGAAGAGCTAAGCGTTTCACAAAACTTCCAGAGAAATCTAACTCACCACGCATTGCTGCAGCAGTAACTGCTTTCACTTGGTCACCGACACCAGCTTTGACGGCCAATTCATCGATGCACTCACATTCAATGAGAGTGGAATCCATATCAAAAGCTATGAAGCCCGTATTATCCTTGAAGTAATCCATCGGCAATATTACACCATCAGATTTTGAGTTGGCTTGGAGCTTACTAATTAAACGCTCTTTAATCACTTGTACCTGTGCGTCTTCGAGCTCGAGGTGATAGATAAAGCAGTTGTAATAATCGTGGTTCTTTTCTTCTGCTATAGAGTAATCCATTTTCTCGGATTGAAAGAAGTATTCAACAGCAGATTTTGCCGAAGCCGAATCATTAAAAGGGGAAATCAAAAAGAAGTCGTATTTCATAAGAGTCTCAGGTTTAAATTTTATTTCGCTTAGCTTAACACTTTTAGCGCATCAGTGAAGTGAGTTTGAGCATTTTTATAAAACTTTGCGTTCATCGCGTTTAGTCTTGTTGGCTCAGAAACAAAAAAG
This window contains:
- a CDS encoding EI24 domain-containing protein, with the translated sequence MEPSGQALEPKQKELILSALDRVIKKETSLSLMKGGFKLFSRDKQLFAKYAFGVTICLLASVSLCVAFYFVFQAFGREPLEAMVQGQVNWPNWLKWLSTPEQWIRDFSGLIILGVTYLIIVYLAVRIAFLFMIYWTDEMIASVMKISRNRPNTPFSMTWLLRLLKTGMRLTLRTLGVTLLFFALGWIPFIGYPIFLLGVAWSSGKDIIATVVMVYAEEEIEVPDLCQMPFKDSARLGWLFCIVYSIPLIGILFMPLLYMLKVCAFTFAVECEMRNLVGVNEQGDKLLT
- a CDS encoding type II secretion system protein, with amino-acid sequence MSFRKKHFSLIEILVVVAIIGILASLLLPSLSKARKSAQLASCKSQIKQINFALYNYLDDNDQHFIPQRRNPSSLIIWDDDLFDYLSVSLTDNEKDGVKLNRTNYPQFTKKSPFKCPADNIVRNGDRNPRSYVYNVANTSGRFGFSGLGTTWGESISISQLGKSSEVLTFLQDDDHAEKKLGANGYSHIGTQWANSLEPENTHELVDRYSAGFADGSVRLIHKGNLYNALLHEPQ
- a CDS encoding DnaJ-like cysteine-rich domain-containing protein, which encodes MRVLLLIIFTFSLFAQEEEKTVSHYQEAMAFKSSWVLYKNAPDNYASYRAFLKSAEKLEDSELKAGAYAYAALGAYLQGKVEYGTRTYNSLNELGQNIGDSKWLNFCSVDQFGDECSVCEGSAKNSRACKKCNGTKTCRNAECRKGQIIKLEKIDGNFEEVSTDCPVCEATGFCQTCGGSGIYKIPCNICRSFGYLLNKMKVREQFKSGLMGMNALVDAHLVEGFEKDQLAKGKIKRGDRYYTAAEIEKMDTAARLKNERTSQVQRRREEQKREQELRAKMDKKFKSLEDDSVLAPEKAKKVIENDFSNVADPVKKRYINTYLKQADLMIKAKEAENKGLELEAIKWLKEAQKLRDHEAIKEKIKKLKLESIGL
- a CDS encoding sulfatase family protein; protein product: MNFFFYILLFVSAGLCWADQKPNFIFMMADDMGYGDLEAYGYNDKLKTPNLNEMAANGMLFTSFYSQASVCSPTRFSCYTGRHPFRTGIWEANQGSLRDEEITLPEVLKKHGYATGHFGKWHLGQMVDDPTLGKGARMPMAPPHENGVDEWFAVHSCVPTFNPYGPNGEEAAESDNAYYHNGVRVTDNLVGDSSRIIMDRAIPFIEKAVQNETPFITYIWFNTPHAPVTGNPQWQSTYEPIVGKAWQYYSNLADMDKQVGRLRSKLQELGVANNTVLCFTSDNGPVSHGSSGPFRASKRHLFDGGVRVPGIIEWPAKVRKGSETAAISCTTDYFLTALDAAGIDYQSPYKMDGQSLVPILIEDESTRREPLMFQSHGSQVVLGEKFKAMRVYEGSFSQSHAEDAGLKLGEWGLFNRLSDVGEENNVAASKPEILSQFSRIFETWDASLKQSYLGQEFGEAGEKYADGSYRTQGGLKAKSQKAGKEKKGKKKQGKKKN
- the serB gene encoding phosphoserine phosphatase SerB, whose protein sequence is MKYDFFLISPFNDSASAKSAVEYFFQSEKMDYSIAEEKNHDYYNCFIYHLELEDAQVQVIKERLISKLQANSKSDGVILPMDYFKDNTGFIAFDMDSTLIECECIDELAVKAGVGDQVKAVTAAAMRGELDFSGSFVKRLALLDGLKLEALDELKEELPLMPGMESLVTKLVQSEWKTAVFSGGFTYFADSLQERFGFDYVRANVLECGEEALTGKHIGGIVDSQVKKESLLELAGKEGVDPAFTVAVGDGANDLPMIHASGQGFAFHAKPIVCAEAPNSVKNCDLSALEFILNL
- a CDS encoding Fic family protein, which codes for MKRFSLKVSEAMHKSIRQLASQQKAINTLIDDFSKGELQPHNEPKNGKLSQQISFKLEDQQIEDLLKKAKLSDSRQMLKLLRSLLAAYIKVNSPLNFLRGLDNDLAEILKKRIRDEWTHDSTSIEGNTLSLGETSFILNEGLTISGKSLREHDEIAGHARAIEAIYQIYDREQLDEDDLFLVHRAMMINPAFDIYKPVGAWKKEDNGAYWGREYILYPSPQKTPHLMNLWLHEFNQIPRDLNLPEMLKAYSRLHILFTCIHPFFDGNGRMARLLANIPIIRAGYPPITIDSEKRFDYLEMMRQFHLLKDDALDFSGDLKSFSDLIYSQWKKTLNIVEEVKAIQEQREK
- a CDS encoding alpha/beta hydrolase, giving the protein MHKLALSLIFSFLLFPSFVNAKDKAPELKPDEIVKWKKVPQRDRPLEFHYFYPEKFKKTDSRPTVVFFFGGGWSGFNATQFYPQAKYYSSRGLLAICATYRTTSFYKTEPWQCVQDAKSTVRHLKVNAKQLGIDPKKLIVGGGSAGGHIAAATATLKEWNNKEDDLSISSTPSALLLFNPVFDNGPGGYGNNEKDSRVKNYWKTFSPLHNLNGKQPPTLVLMGDRDKHTSAEKTRLYGDTMKKNNNTCEVIIYPGQKHGFFNIQKGGKQYFIKTLVAADNFLVEQGFISGNEKVAEWYKNTIEK
- a CDS encoding DUF3592 domain-containing protein: MAKTKNNIFSVIFLTIFGMPFFAAGAFVIFMALKPLYHNHLASEWKEVPATLTEVSLDGRGDSVKLIAKYNYTYEGKNYSSGQVAFNMMTGNVSRYHQNFHDKLNKAKSNNESVPCYVNPSNPKEVILDRKNRTRMLVFMIPFGSVFVLVGGGLMCSGLFSSKARKKEKVLQEKAPDEPWKWNKDWQDSVILAKTSKGVWGLFGIAVFLNLFMVPFWAGVLNSDKKVPIFAYGIIGLFQLIAFGLVGTFIYHFIRSKKYGKVNFHMETFPAVIGGQCKGVIKVPVEVQAMDGFKLTLKNIHQYRTGSGKNSTTHRDVLWEDSKIIKAQHGSNFNTEIEVEFDIPSGGKISQSTGDSKYWVLTAVAETPGVDFKEEFRVPVFVTEDSQNKPIEEFEEKKLVESGYDLEGALPRYKIHMQKVGQGLLIIVPRMRRISTSLITFIVTCGIGVGIGFAISHKEYFVTFVVGIFFLVFFAIFYSATFIKREFALKGENLIVKQTHPLGTKVVECQRDDAKFDISWSAKTNDKTTSWNLSLKVNGKKITLVSNCKDKELLVALKHKLLNHGKAPDALEETD